The window AGATAAATTTTACCTGGTGTAGGTCATGTCATTTGAATACAGTAATGTAGCCTTCTTTCGGAAAAACTTATCTTTTTAAAGACTAACATCTTTATTGCCGATTCTTAAGTTTTCAATGCTTACTTTCAAAATTATGTTAAGTAATTTTTGAGCTAATCAAACAGTATTGAAATTATAGGTATACAAAAGGACTTGGCTGATCTTGCTAGCAGTAATGATGCAGAAAGTGAAAGTGACCTGAGGGAAAGAACACCAGATACTGAAGACTCCGGGGCCCAATCTCTTCCAGCGACTCAGGGCATGGCAACTTCACATTCAACGTTTAGAGCTGAACCACCTCACTTGCAGTCTTTCCGGTATGTCATTGTCCtacattttgatttttcactCCACTATATTATTCGTcatcagaaattaattaaaagtgtATAGGATTGACTGCATCAAAGATTGAAATGTCATCAGTGCACTACATAACATGGCAAATCTTAGTAAATTGTCTTTTGAGAACTATTTTGCATTAACAGTGTATCAAATTAGTTTCCCATTGGTTGATGGAGCTGTTGTCAGGAATTaggttaaaaatatttactaaaactatggtttatgaattttattcctgttccacCAGCATAGAGAATATTACACCATTTGATTGCTGCATGTTATGTTAAAAGTTTTTCtgtcatttacataatttcattttgtgtACTAGTCTCATGACTAGGTATAAACATATGGCAAGCATTTACAGTACATTTTATCAATTAATGGTATTGGTTTTAGGTTAGAATATGATTTATAGACTCTTGGTCATTTATTGCTggaacatatctctctctctctctctctctctctctctctctctctctctctctctctctctctctctctctctctctctctctctccagtcaattTAAGGTGTTTggttaaattatttattgataattaaaaataattgcaaaattactttggcacctcaacttaacagacaggTTGGGGCTTCCCTTTCTGGTAATTAGCAGAATCTGCACAGTAATAAATACTGGCATACTGTATAGCCTACATGATACAGTACCCTGTCGTTAATTCTCATAGCACTTCAATATTAAGTACTTCATGCCTTTCTTAACTGGtatttttgtaattgtcattcagtttaaaatattaattgtCTCATCATTTGATTTCAGAAATGTACTGCAAAATGAATTGCtactaaaaataaatgtgtgtacagtatttgtaCCTATTTTTGCTTatgatatatgtaaaatattgtacTCAAAACTCATCCAATATAAAAAACATAGTATTTTCGTTTTAAATACAAGTAATTCcaaatactttacaaaaaaaagtctcaggagagagagagagagagagagagagagagagagagagagagagagagagagagagagagagagagagagagagagagagagagatcccaatgCAAATCATGTGTGTGATAACTTGTACATACACCCACATACTGAAAAATGTATAACACTtcattactgtattgtattaagtacagtacaatacagtactgtactgcatcAGGCAAATGTCAAtaaaagtactgagagagagagagacacacaagtaaACATGCACTGAGTGCATAGTTAATTCTAACAtgatacttatatgtatgtatatacttcatacacacaaacatacagactgAAAAGAAGTGTGTACCACTgcatttctatatactgtatcaagtacagtacaatacatTATTGTACTGCATTAAGTAAATGTCAATAAAAGttctgtgtttgagagagagagagagagagagagagagagagagagagagagagagagagagagagagagagagagagagtgatggggGCACTTATCATTTCCCAATGCGAAGTATGTGTACttacagacacgcacacatacacagaccaaaaaatgaatgactgaagtGTGCAAGCAGTAGGGCACAATGGGTCACTTACAGGTTCAAATTGGAAAGTGTtaggtgtgtgtgtttcttcaaTGTCTGATACCTGTAAAACACTTACTGGGGTATTCCGGATGCTCTTGGTCCATTGTCTGGTAACCATAGTGTACTTAGTAGATTACTCCGATAagtgtgaaatatttatattaattttattgaactcTAGCTCGtccagtaaataataaaattttttaatcagaGGTCTGTTCAGTTGAGGTTCCACTGTATTCTTAAATAGTTTAATAATACCACAAAATTTACTGGGGTAGTCAgtagttttttgtagtttttgtagtGTGAGATACActgaaaagatatttaatataCAGGTATTTTTATGGTGTTACAAAAAATACTCCTAACACTTTTTTGTTTACAGTCAAAAACCATCGATTGGTCTACGTGATCCCAAGGCATCAGGTGACAGAATACGACGTGGTAGGATGGAGAAGTCTGAAAGCCAGAGTGGCACAATTGGAAGCAGACATATAACTGTTGCTGCCCTTGAAGTCCATAATGTCAAGAGAGCAATCAATCGATATGGCACTTTACCTAAGGGCGCAAGAATAGGTGCATACTTGGAGTCACTTAGACAAAGTGGGCTCTCACAAGGGGTACCTCCAACCGATGACCAATCTGCTGATCAAGATGAGCAGGAGCGTGGCCAACCTGAAGGACAGGTTGaccaagaagaaaataaggaattagATCAGAATGCTGTTTCAATGATCCGTAGTAATTCCACACAAAGTGGATTCCCTCCACAGTCACCACTCATATCTAGGTTAAGTCCTCGACTTCAGTCATTACGAGGTGATAAGCGAAGTAAAGAGCCATCATTAGCAGATTTAGAGTTTCCACCACCGCCAATGGATTTACCTCCTCCCCCTGATGATTTTATGGAAGAAAATCAGTCCACATCTATGGAGTTTCCCCCACCCCCTGGATCAGATCAAGGCATAGGGACATCTTCTCCAGAGTCTCGCAGGAGACTAGCTCAAAAGCCCATACCTTCGCCTCGAGGACGGCGAAAAACTGAGTATTCATGTATTAGTCCACAGAAGGTACCAACTCAACCTGCGCAAGACAGTCAACAAGGGGCTGGTGAAGGCTCAGAGTCTCCACAAGCTGAAAGAACTACACTTAGTATAACTCGTCAAAAGTTACGAGATTCAGAGGCTGAGAAGCCACCAGTCCGAACTAAGCCAAGCTTAGATTCTAATCTCGACAGTGATGTAAATGATAGTAGCCCAGGATCAAGGTTTGGTGTGAGTTTAAGACATCGTGATCAATCCTCAGATTCCTGTGACAGTTACAAGTCAACAGATAATCTTTCCCCAAGGGCACTGCTGAACAGTTCTAAAGTCAAAGCAAAATCTAGCACTAATCTTGCAAAAAGTCCTGGGTCTTCATCTGCAGATACTGAAGGTTTGCAGACTCCATCATCCCCAGTTGCAGATGAGGCTCAAACACCATCATCGCCTGCGGGAGGAAATGGCAGTCCCCCATCTGTAGATGCAGCATCTTTAGCCTCACGTGATGGTAGTATAGAAGAACTTTCATCAGAAGAGCCAAAGGTAGTTTTGGGATTAGGTATTAATCATGAGGTTAAAGAGAGTTTAGAGTTAAAATTGGTATCAGAGTTAAAGGAGGCCGATGATAAAAAAGAGCAGAGTTCTGAGTCTGTTGTTGTTGAAGAAGGTTCTCCTGATAGTCAGAAGAATCCTGCTGTACAACTTGTATCAGAGCTTTTTGAAAGTTTATGCCAAAAAACCAACAAATCTGGAGATTCTGCACGGATTGATAATGGAAATGTTGTTAATATTGAACAGAATACAAAAAGTGAATCAGAAAATACAATTGTAAAAGACAGTAGTAATCAGATAGGTTTTAAAGCTAGTTTAAAGAAagttaaaagtaattttgaaaagaaCAATTCTGATaaggaacaaaggaaaataaattttaaagctCAGCTTCGAAAGACAGATACCAGTAAGAGTGTAGATGATTGTTTGAATACTGAAAATGATCCACATAGCACTTTAATGGATTTCCGAGCACAACTTAGAAAAACGAATGTCgtaaaagatgatgaaaatgaagccAAAACTCCTGAAGAAGATGCTTCCCCAGCAGATCAgcaggaaaataatgaaagagtgTCAAGTCTAGTaaataagaagaatgaaaataatggaaagaatGAGCAGAGCTGTGACTCGGGAATTAAGAGTGATATTATGAGTGAAAGTGTGACAAGTATTCAGAGTGAAAAGCGTGATAGTATACCAGGTGAGAAACGAGACAGTGTACAAAGTGAtacattaaaagtaaatgaagaagAGGATGCCAAACGTTTTAGCTCAAGTAGCATAAGTAGTTTAAAGAAATTATGGGAAAAGCAGGATGCTGACAAACTTGCCAAGTCTGATCCTAATCAAACTAGTCCCAAGTATGCTCCTTGTGCATACAAACGGCCTGAATTGCCAAAGTTAATAAAGGGAGAAAAAGACTGTAGTACTCCTGACATTCCTCCTTTGAAAAAGACTCCCGAAGATGAAGGTAAAGTAGGGAAATTAGAAAAGAGGATGTGGCCTCCAGTGAGTGGTGAATCAGACCATAAGCCAAGTGATGGGAAGCCCTCTGTGCCTGTCAAGCCTGTGGTGAAGAGCTTTAAACTGCCTCCACCTCCTGCTGGAATTAAACCACCTCCACCAAAGCCAGCTGGAATATATGCTACTCCTTCTGTTATTAGGCCACCAACAGTTCCTGTTATCTCAGTAAAGAAAGAAGGGAAAGATAATGAAAGTAAAGAATCTAAGTTGCTGAAGGAATCTACGCCTCCTGCTACATCAGGAAATCCACCTCCAGCTACAACATCATCTGGAGGAACTCTTCCCAGTGACAGTGTTAGTGGTTCCTCTGGTAGTAGCTCAGAGAAAGCTGGTTTAATAGAGCAAGGAAGGGGTTTAGAAAGCTCCATTGCTTCTTTGAGATCTGAAGGCTCTACTGCCACAGTTGCAGCTTGTATTCAGTCTGCTCAGAAAGTGTCTGGCTTCCACCGTGCATGTGGAGATTACATGGATAACATTCCACCACAGAGTCGGTTTCATATGCGTGAATTACTTACCCGCCTTGAGTTACAAACTAGACAGCTACGTTCGGCAGGTGGACGCTCAATAGAACACAATGAAAAGCTCTTTTTAGAAATAGAAAACACGGTTAAAGACGTAACCAACACAGTACTGCGTTAGACCATAAAAACTAATAGAAACAATTGATTGCAGTTCTgtatattctgaatttttttataagaatactaAAGTGCTGTCTTCTGATGTTTTATAGAAGAGGAGTGGCTCTAGAAAATGGATTTTGTACAGTAGTTTTACAGGAGGTAAATATTGTTCATTGCTCATCAGTCCATAAAATGAAGTCATTACTCAGAATGGTAGTTGTGAGTAGGGGAGAGGATGCTGTGAATTCTGTATAGTTAAGCCTTGATATCACTATATGGTCCAGTGTAGATTCTCATTTTGAATGTGCTAATGACAATACTCTTGCATTTAAAGATGTGTGAAACTGTGTATTGTCTGGGGGTAAAGAGAggttcttttcctcctcttgctCTTGTGTTCTTCTTTGTGGAGATGCCATTCAGATTGAGGAATAGGAGTGAAATTTGTAAtacagtgaatttttaaaatactgtaattgtaaattatataaatttcaagaaCTGTTCACTATCCCATAGAActgttctttgttttgtaatattgtatatgaGACTGCTGAATGCCTGAATGATTAAATGGTTGCATATGTCTACAGCGTGATAGTACCAACCTGTTATGTTGTGTTTACATAactctgaattttattattacagtacgAATTTGATAGAAACATGAAAGGTCTTATTTAATTGGGAGAAAATCGTTAGTTTCATTAGGTAGCTTTTCGGGCATGAAGTTTTTCATTCAAAGGTGACAGCTATGTAAAGAGGATATTGATAAATTCTGGTTGGTGCTTTTGTAGCCTAGGTTGGTTGCCATTTTAATTGGGATATTACCAatgattggattttttttttccttttaaagtctGTCATTGATGTATTCTTAATACTGAAGGATTCATTGCTGTTTTATACAAATgctagtctttttttattatgtatttagaGATCAGCAGTGAATGATTGCCTACTCATTTTTTGGAAAGTGAATTAACACAGCCAGTGAGTGTGTTGTGGGTGCTTCTATGTCCATGGATCTTAATCAGGGACATGTTCTTTAGGACACAGTGCTGTGTATCTTTAAATAGCAAAACTTAAGTATATCTTCTGTTGTACAGCTGTTTACACATTTTCTACAATGCATAGTCTTCTGAGCTATGCTCATTTTACATAATGTGATGGCATTCCTACACTGTTGTATACATTTTTCCAAAGTTAAAAGTAAGCCATCATATGGTACAGTGCTTTGCCCTACAGAATACACCCCTTGTGCACTTTTCACTtaattctattaatatttttgtcaataCTTGTCAATTATGATCATTTGGAGCCTCAtactttgcttttctcttttgtatttccatcatgtattttatgttgttattgtGTTGTGCTACTCTTGGCTTTCCTGTTCCATTCTCTCAAATGTataataattcatcatcatcacatttcATCATCACTGACTTCATGATCACAGTTGTCACCATCATTATTGCTGTCATTTCATTGTCTTGGATTCATTCATGTAAGCCACATCCCattcataaaacttttaattagGCCTCTTCATTTTATTGACCTCATATTGAtagtgtacagtatttttattttttcttttctatgacATAGAGTTTTCTTACTCTTGGAATCTTGGTTGCTCGATGTTTCATAAAAAGAAGGATAATCTTGCCAACAAGCAGTCTTTGAGTTTAAAGAAGTGTTGTCGATAACTATGAAAGTGGATTTGATTTTGTGATATTAGCATGTCTTGTAGGCCCATTCTTTTGCGCATATATTGAAAAcataaggaataataaaaacaatggacAAAAACATAGCTGATTGTGTATTAAATGACATAAGTgttcttatgtatatgtatcaggTTAATTGACGATAcaatatgtataaaactgaacTGTATATTTAGGCTAGCAAATGGTTTGGAGTGTAATCTCTTCGGTAGAGTAGCATCATCAGCtatttgtgaatttattattGGTTATGTGAATAGGTTTATGCCatgtacatgaaaaaattattttctgaagtaATCCAAGCCTGTTTTTGTGCTGTTTTCCCCCTCCAACTCCTATGGAGTTGATAATGATGGGAGGGAACATTCTTGTGGTGTGTTTACATCTCTTTACATTTGTGGTTGATGATgcttgaataaaagaaagaaaactgaaatgttaaACATAGAGGTCAAAATGtattgtttgtttctgtgtgATGTTAACTACCTTTTACCGTCAAGGTACATAAAGTCTGCAGAGTGTCTACACTTGTGTGTCTTGGTTAGATACATTAGTAATGTAGATTTTTACTTTGGATGTGTAACATAATGTAAACTACTAAAAGGCCATTGGAATATTTCATATGATTTCAGAAATTTGCTCCATGGGATGGTCACATCATTTAACGaactatatttttatcacaagGAAATTTAAAGACAATGTAAGAGTTGGAGTAATTGGTCGTAAAGAAGCAATATTGCAATATGTTATTTCTAACATTGGAAATGGTAGTTAGGTTTTgggattttcaaagattttttaatGGCTTTTTAATACCCCCAGTTCATAATGTACAGCAGTTATTATGTCAAGAAGTATtatgaacatttatataaataaacttttgacAGTCATTTTTTTGAGAATGAgtaaaaatgttaataacatACTGTGATACTGCCTGCATTTCATTGAACCTTGTAAGATGAGAAAACTTGACCACAGATTACAGGTTTGTTCTTACAACTACAaacctcctcttccctctcctttctttccacattggaaaatgaatgaatgtttttcaTAGCTCCATGAGGGTGCAGGTACATCCAGTTTTACAGCATTTacaaactttaaaattttgtttgaaagctaatttttattttttggagtttctttttttgcatatatgATTATTGCAGTAATTATTGTAGGGTATATTATTGTGTTTTGAGGCTATGGTATCAGGGGTTTAATTAAGAATGCAAACTTGCatcagttaattatttttactttggtattattgttattcctatttttcttttgccaATTACGAATGCGACAGGTATGCAACAACTTCTGATCATTCAGGaataaatagattttaattttttaaagcatACTAAACTTGGTCAgtgaatattgtatttttataagattgtgtgtaattgcatttgtattttgtgggggctttattattataaagtaaattaGACATCAGTATATTGTTTGATGGGAAATTAATTTATGCAGTTGCTTGGGACTCACTTGAATTGTCTTGAGGTCTATTTTGGCAGTTTACTTAGAAAATAATCATTGAATTTCAACTTTGTGCCATTGAATGTCTTTTCTTAGCTATCCCCACACTTGTACGTCAGTGTATCCTTGCCTGGGGTAGCTGCCATATCATGAATGTTCAATGCACGCTCACTTAAATAGAAACAGAgtttcattttaaactgaatgCATTAGTATTGGATGTGGTACGCATCAAGTCATTCATCATTGCTACATTGTATGATAAATTCTCATATTCATTTGACTGAGTTCTTCACAGCTTGGTTACTGTAAGGAGACCGACTACAAGCATATTGTACAAACAGCTTTGGATCAAAGGATCTTTTATCCATAAAGGAAATCTAACAGGAAGTCTTTTTGTAGATCACTGTTCTAAGTATTGCGTATACAGAGCATCTTTAAATATTTctattgcatttgtttttttaaaatgagGACTTAGTTTACTTTCAGGTGATAATATACTTGTGTAACCAAATCCCAGATGTAAACCTTTGTGCAACAGTATTAAGTTGACAGTGATGTTAACAGTTCTGCAGTTATCATTATTTGGCCTTGACTGTTGTAGCTGTATTGTTATTGGCTAGTTTCATTTTGGATCAATGCTACAGTAACATTGCCTGTAAATGGAACAACACTGTCATCTGGCATATTGTGTTGTATATGTTCAATGTCACTTCAGTTTAATAATCTTAATTGTCAGTGAAGTTGATGCAAATGTATCATATCATTCAGTTCTCACAAATACAAACGTGATTTGAATAACATTATTGGCAGAAAAAGTCCCGGTCCAATAACGGTAAGTGAACCAGAACTCTGTGGCACATCTGTTAGCTTAAGGTGTGTGTTTGCTTCACTTCATTGCATATAAGGCCATTTTAGGCCTTAAAATTTTGGACCTGAAATTGTTTCAGTGGTTTGTTGTCAGCCTCAAAGTTTTACCAACTACATTTCTGACAGCATCCAGTTAGCAGTGGTTGTTGTACCAAGGATTTAAGGAAAACAGCCTTTCAAGTATTTCTTGGGTTGCTGTCATTTGTGTGGATGTGTGAAATTTAGCCTTTTTCTGAACCAGTGTTCAGTACAAGTAGAACATGGCTCGAGTTTCCCTTAAGGAGCTTTTGAACATTGTCCAGTTGACATTGAGTCACAAACTGAGGCTAAAGTTGTTACAGCGGTATCCCATTTgtgtcttttcatattttgggGAACAACTCTGTTAGAGATTGCATTTTTATCAGCTTTagagtaattatattttttactatatgtgaggaaaaatttaatgtttattaggTCTTGAATTTAAAGGAAGGTAATTCTGATCCACAGCAGTGCGTATCCACTCAATTGTGTTTATTCCCTTAGGATGTATTTGCAAGAATCTTATGCTATGTTGGTATACTGTGGAAAATGTCTTGTGCTATTGGAAATACCGTACATGTGAATAAagttttcaaggatttttttatgtgtatatatagaggcAGAGCATTATATGAGGGGAAACCTGTGGAGGGTGAGATCTTTTACataatgaaaactttctgtatatTAACGGTTCAGGCCAGAGAAGCAGCAACTAGGGTTTTGTTAGTAATTTATTTGCCAACATTCTGTGatttattttcatgctttcatgtcTTTGGTACCAACAGTGGTATACTCACATTTTTAtgaaacatatttaaatataatcaaataaaaagaaaaaactctgaaGGAGCTGGttcttttattactaatttttttcaaccttttactATGCAGTGCCTTTGCAGAATTATTACAAATGTTAACTAATGGAAGCAGAATAACAGGGAGGCTTATTTCATACAGGATGGCACACAACTGTAATTTAGATACTGTGACAGAACGTGGATGCTTGTTgtatctaaataaaataataataaatatgtcttgaaaattaatgttactgAAAACAGAAGAATTATTGGAAAAACCGTATTATTCTTTAATATGGATAAATGTGATAGAGAAGAAATACTAGTGAGAGATGCAAgataatattacatataataaagaAGTACACATTAATCACTCTTAGTAAGAGGGGAAAACAGTCGAGGAAATCCCTAATGCAAACACACCTGGAGGGGGTGTGGTTAGTAAATTCAAGTTTGAACTCTTAACCATTCTGCAGCAAATGCTTTCTCATGTCTTGTCAGCTTTTTACATTGAAGAGACCAGAAGGAGTAATAACATAAAGGCAGGGACTGTGATGCCCTACAATATCTACAATATATACAGCAAAGAGATGGATGTTGTTATTTGATAGTAGTACGGTCATGGAACTTTTCATCATGTACTTTAAAATGCTTTTGTCCTAATTCTTCAGATACATgcacattattataaattttttttagaaatattaaggCACATATCAGGATACTCTTGAAAGTATACTTCAATCAACATAACAATACTGAAAAACATATGACTTTTCATCAGATTCATGGTATGTTCATTTCccagttttaaaattattaaccaaacaaCATACATTTCAAAGGAATGATGTGTTTATGGATGGAATTCTCTTTCCTCCATGATTCCTTGTCCTTTTATGGAGGAAGAAGCATGGCAAGTGGTAAATTCTGATTTATTCACATGAATTTATTGACTGATATGTTcgtacagaaatacaaaccatcaccttttatgtgTAAGCTGGAATTGATCATTGAAAAATGGAAACAGGTGGGTAAATTGGGGGAACCCCCACTTACCTGCTGTCACCTAACATCTCTTCGTCAGTCACTGTCAAGTGACAATGTCTTGCTATACTCCAGCTGACTGCCAATTTGAAAGTTAGTTTTTTCTTCTATATGAATGATATTTCTTGTGAATTATGGATGGGCTGAAGAGGAATCAACAGCTTAGGTTTAAGGGACACTAGCGTGTGGTTGCTTCATGACTTGTGTGTCTGTGGATCCTGCTGATATTGTTCATTCCATAGGGGTAGGGCTTGCAGTCCTGAGGGAGAGTTTAAGTTGGTGCCTTTCACTGTTGGATTGGTTAGGGAACAAAAGGAGGAAGAACACTAAAATGACTTTGGTTACTGTTCCACTTTGTACACCTCCGGCCTGGTTCCAGGGAGGTAATGAGTGGGAAGGCGGGTGGTCAACGCATCCTCTTGTCTAATGACTTATGAGTCACTTATGCATGCTGGGCTCTCCCCAGGTGATACCCTGATGCATGCATGCATCTCACCATCCCTGCTACGTAGGCTGCTCCAGGGATTGACAACCTCAGTTGAGTACTTCTGGCAGATGTGGTCTTCCTTTGGTATTCCAGGAGCCCATCATTTGCTTCTTTTCTGGATCACTTAGCCTTGACTAAGGATCTTCATATGCTGTTGCTGCACCTGTGGCATCAACCATGGTTTGTGCTCCATCAGTATCTGCTTCCTCACGTCAACCAGTTCTTATCTGTTAGAGGAGAGTAAGACACGTAGGAGTGAAGCGAATAGATGCAGGCACacttattcctcttcctccttttcgttggcctcttccttcccttcttcatTTTCTACTTCTTCATCTTGCTGGAAGTAGGAGAGTTAGTCCAAGGATCCCTCTCATGAGAGGTCTTGCTGGACTTAAAGTGAGTGTCTTAACCCTTCTAGGGTCTGTAGTGGTGTTTGCTCACCTGCAGGTGGGGGCATCTACCAGAGGGAGAGTTGAATCGGTGGTTCCTGAGTGTGCCCTACTAATGATTACTTGTCTCACCTTGACCAGCTCTCCTGCACAATTATAAGAGAATAAGACACTTGTATGTGGTGTTAACTCACCTGTGGGTAACCAAATGCTCCATATGAGTGTGCATAATAGCACTCTCCAGTGGCCTCTATTAGTTCAGCTTTAGTTCAGCTTTTGCCAATCACAGGGAGTTTTGCAGGATGGATGACCACAATCCAGAACCTCATTCTGTCCATGGCTTATTGATTGGTACCGTTGGAACTGATTGTGCACCACTTTCCTGTGAGCAAAAACAGGGGCAGGTGGAGTGTCATCTTCTCTTGGGAAAGGATCATTCTTGCATTTCAGAGATACAGTACAGGACCTGAGGGTCCTACTCTGTCAGGACTCCAGCAGGTAAGATTTGGatcaacattttaaaaagatttttgagCTCTTTTGTCAGCATACTGATTTGGGGGAGGTAATCCCTGCTCCTCATCTGAACCAGTTGAGCTCACCCTTGGGTGCATTCTTGAAATGAAACTGCTGTTCAGACTACCGTGGTCATAGCTAGCTTGTATTTTGGACTAAGTGAATGGTCTTACCTTTGAATCAGAGAGTTCTCTGTTGTCTAGCAAATCGAACATGCTCCTTAACTCACTGTTGATAAACTAGAAGAGATTCTGTGAGCTTGGGAATGCCAAGGCTATGCCTTGCGGTTGGACTTCTCAGTCCGTGAATAAATGAACGAACTCCCCATAGAGACTCCAACAGGTAGAAATGTCCCCATTGGCAGTGGAGTCAAGAACCAAGGTCACCTTTCAGACAGAATTATGGCTCGGATTTTTGTTGAACACACTGGTTAATTTCGCCATCACTGC of the Macrobrachium rosenbergii isolate ZJJX-2024 chromosome 16, ASM4041242v1, whole genome shotgun sequence genome contains:
- the Abl gene encoding tyrosine-protein kinase ABL1 isoform X6, with translation MGGQQGKERHIIGSGSGTITRSTKARYRSGREIRTTGANIFTEHNGDGEVLAASDWGLRGAPIFASGGRRGVGDPHSPPHHAHVPPYQAHPSALPRYTSNTSTTIVIGEALLAARPLPDLPDLVSGSAGGVGLDAMGGPGPPDGGQPHMGGTFTAIQPSSAATHPQAANLPVATPSSSPSPAQVTSVQASDVVATKWHSRENLLAPEEEGDPQLFVALYEFRAQGDNQLSLRKGEQVRVLSYNKSGEWCEAHAPSGEVGWVPSNYITPVNSLEKHSWYHGPISRNTAEYLLSSGINGSFLVRESESSPGQRSISLRYDGRVYHYRINEDENSKLYVSSEFRFNTLAELAHHHSQHADGLITQLLYPAPKRNKPTVFGLTPGNNDSGPTLFGLNSAEPDEWEIERTDIAMKHKLGGGQYGDVYEALWKRHNIYVAVKTLKEDTMALKDFLEEAAIMKAMKHPNLVQLLGVCTREPPFYIVTEFMTRGNLLDYLRNCSHDEVNEVVLLYMATQVASAMEYLEERNFIHRDLAARNCLVGENHLVKVADFGLARLMRDDTYTAHAGAKFPIKWTAPEGLAYNKFSTKSDVWAFGILLWEIATYGVSPYPGVDLTNVYHLLESGYRMDCPQGCPTRVYDLMKQCWLWNAGDRPTFSHIHHALETMFQETSITEEVEQQLAAGGGRRVRGTSSGPHQQWNEEQLPTSPRTSSARQRSNKNKHGAVEEGSSPNLPREVRPSPGILSARSTVVQLRRTTNKKGKQAPAPPKRTSSFRDSTCTDQELPGGMAGDELNEFNGIQKDLADLASSNDAESESDLRERTPDTEDSGAQSLPATQGMATSHSTFRAEPPHLQSFRQKPSIGLRDPKASGDRIRRGRMEKSESQSGTIGSRHITVAALEVHNVKRAINRYGTLPKGARIGAYLESLRQSGLSQGVPPTDDQSADQDEQERGQPEGQVDQEENKELDQNAVSMIRSNSTQSGFPPQSPLISRLSPRLQSLRGDKRSKEPSLADLEFPPPPMDLPPPPDDFMEENQSTSMEFPPPPGSDQGIGTSSPESRRRLAQKPIPSPRGRRKTEYSCISPQKVPTQPAQDSQQGAGEGSESPQAERTTLSITRQKLRDSEAEKPPVRTKPSLDSNLDSDVNDSSPGSRFGVSLRHRDQSSDSCDSYKSTDNLSPRALLNSSKVKAKSSTNLAKSPGSSSADTEGLQTPSSPVADEAQTPSSPAGGNGSPPSVDAASLASRDGSIEELSSEEPKVVLGLGINHEVKESLELKLVSELKEADDKKEQSSESVVVEEGSPDSQKNPAVQLVSELFESLCQKTNKSGDSARIDNGNVVNIEQNTKSESENTIVKDSSNQIGFKASLKKVKSNFEKNNSDKEQRKINFKAQLRKTDTSKSVDDCLNTENDPHSTLMDFRAQLRKTNVVKDDENEAKTPEEDASPADQQENNERVSSLVNKKNENNGKNEQSCDSGIKSDIMSESVTSIQSEKRDSIPGEKRDSVQSDTLKVNEEEDAKRFSSSSISSLKKLWEKQDADKLAKSDPNQTSPKYAPCAYKRPELPKLIKGEKDCSTPDIPPLKKTPEDEGKVGKLEKRMWPPVSGESDHKPSDGKPSVPVKPVVKSFKLPPPPAGIKPPPPKPAGIYATPSVIRPPTVPVISVKKEGKDNESKESKLLKESTPPATSGNPPPATTSSGGTLPSDSVSGSSGSSSEKAGLIEQGRGLESSIASLRSEGSTATVAACIQSAQKVSGFHRACGDYMDNIPPQSRFHMRELLTRLELQTRQLRSAGGRSIEHNEKLFLEIENTVKDVTNTVLR